From bacterium, the proteins below share one genomic window:
- a CDS encoding nucleotidyl transferase AbiEii/AbiGii toxin family protein: MLSLEEIRSYYPESMKHHSRFILREYLQYKILEIIFNSKHADALCFMGGTCLRIVHGNRRFSEDLDFDNISLDKEGFKEISGIILKHLEREGYQVEIKTTMPGAWHCYIRFPKLLFGEGLSGYEEEKIMIQIDTEPQNFIYEPYRVILNRFEVFTAILTTPMQLLLAQKFYAIINRSRNKGRDFYDVVFLMGKGVLPEFSYLKEKAGISNAAELKERLIGICKKTDMSAMAADVESFLFDPSERSKVLMFADYLKQSLL, from the coding sequence ATGTTGAGTCTTGAGGAAATCAGGTCATATTATCCTGAATCAATGAAACATCATTCCCGGTTTATACTGAGGGAGTATCTTCAGTATAAAATTCTGGAAATTATTTTTAATAGTAAACATGCAGACGCTCTCTGTTTTATGGGCGGTACGTGTCTCAGAATAGTGCACGGAAACAGGAGATTTTCCGAAGATCTGGATTTTGATAATATAAGTCTGGATAAAGAAGGATTTAAGGAAATTTCCGGAATCATATTAAAACATCTTGAGCGTGAAGGATATCAAGTTGAAATAAAAACAACTATGCCCGGAGCATGGCACTGTTATATACGTTTTCCTAAACTGCTGTTTGGAGAAGGGCTTTCAGGGTATGAAGAAGAAAAAATTATGATTCAAATCGATACAGAACCGCAGAATTTTATTTACGAACCCTACAGGGTTATTCTTAACAGATTTGAAGTGTTTACAGCAATTTTAACTACACCTATGCAGCTGCTTCTTGCTCAAAAGTTTTATGCAATCATCAATCGTTCAAGAAATAAAGGCAGAGATTTTTATGATGTTGTATTTTTAATGGGTAAGGGAGTTTTGCCTGAATTTTCATATCTAAAAGAAAAAGCTGGAATCTCAAACGCTGCGGAACTAAAAGAAAGATTGATTGGTATCTGCAAAAAAACAGATATGTCTGCTATGGCAGCAGATGTAGAATCATTTTTATTTGATCCTTCAGAGAGAAGTAAAGTACTTATGTTTGCAGATTATTTAAAGCAGAGTTTATTGTAA
- a CDS encoding methylated-DNA--[protein]-cysteine S-methyltransferase, which produces MTIYFDFFYSSAGKILTVCENDYITRIILPRKSPEKSLLILNAEFPESTLKKDPVPFKNIFSQFEEYFSGTRITFNLPLFVRGTIFQKKVWDAIKAVPYGRTASYKELAVKIQNKNASRAVGNACNANPLPIVVPCHRIITSSGKIGGFGGGTTMKRQLLKIEGVSIPL; this is translated from the coding sequence ATGACAATTTATTTTGATTTTTTTTATTCTTCAGCAGGCAAAATACTAACTGTCTGTGAAAATGATTATATTACAAGGATAATTCTGCCCCGGAAAAGCCCTGAGAAATCTCTTTTAATTTTAAATGCAGAATTTCCGGAATCAACTTTAAAAAAAGACCCTGTTCCTTTTAAAAATATCTTTTCACAGTTTGAGGAATATTTTTCAGGTACCAGGATAACTTTTAATCTTCCCTTATTTGTTAGAGGAACCATATTCCAAAAAAAAGTATGGGATGCTATAAAAGCCGTTCCTTACGGCAGGACTGCTTCTTACAAAGAACTTGCTGTTAAGATACAAAACAAAAATGCTTCAAGGGCAGTGGGCAATGCATGCAACGCAAATCCTCTGCCCATTGTCGTGCCCTGCCACAGAATTATAACTTCTTCCGGCAAAATTGGAGGATTCGGCGGAGGTACCACAATGAAGCGTCAACTTCTGAAAATAGAAGGCGTTTCTATTCCGCTCTAA
- the rlmD gene encoding 23S rRNA (uracil(1939)-C(5))-methyltransferase RlmD: MKQSYKKGETLKLFIEELAFGGQGVARDNDFVWFVEHGIPGQTVEAKIKSIKKNYGKSYVVNVLSDSPFQVEPECPMFGICGGCQFQNLDYDKQIEEKTRQIQELIERIGKFKEADVKSCIPAKKIYGYRNKMEFSFSARPWKLPDKEYSNQDSIALGLHAPRRFDRVIDLEGCPIMSETANKVFMSLKQEVLLSKFPAYDVITHAGFWRTLAIRQGMNTEQLMINLITSSEDIKNRENEVRKTAEAVLKMHPEITTFIHSINDNVADIALGKTKTIFSGNGKITEEINRKIFEISPNSFFQTNTFQAEILFKIIKELSGLTGNEIVYDLYCGTGAIGISIADNAKLVLGIEIVKDAVDNGAINVELNKLSNVHFVLADMRDAMGQIHKFVDHYGMADVVIMDPPRAGTHPKSIKGLLNLYPEKIVYVSCNPAILARDIEILCAKHYNLTTVQPVDMFPHTKHVEVVALFEKKQL, from the coding sequence ATGAAACAATCTTACAAAAAGGGTGAAACCTTAAAACTTTTCATAGAAGAACTCGCTTTCGGCGGACAAGGTGTTGCGAGAGATAATGATTTTGTGTGGTTTGTGGAACATGGAATCCCCGGGCAGACAGTTGAAGCAAAAATCAAATCCATCAAAAAAAATTACGGCAAATCTTATGTAGTAAATGTACTCTCGGATTCGCCTTTTCAGGTAGAGCCCGAATGCCCTATGTTCGGTATATGCGGCGGCTGTCAGTTTCAGAACCTTGATTACGATAAACAGATAGAGGAAAAAACACGGCAGATTCAGGAGTTAATCGAACGCATAGGAAAATTCAAGGAAGCTGATGTAAAATCCTGCATCCCTGCAAAAAAAATATACGGATACAGGAATAAAATGGAATTTTCCTTTTCCGCAAGGCCATGGAAACTGCCGGATAAAGAGTACTCCAATCAGGACAGCATTGCTCTCGGGCTGCATGCACCAAGACGGTTTGACAGGGTAATTGACCTGGAAGGCTGCCCTATTATGAGTGAAACGGCAAACAAAGTGTTCATGTCTTTGAAACAGGAGGTTCTCCTGTCAAAATTCCCTGCATACGATGTAATTACCCACGCCGGATTCTGGAGAACTCTTGCTATTCGTCAGGGTATGAACACAGAGCAGCTTATGATCAATCTGATTACAAGCAGCGAGGATATAAAAAACAGGGAGAATGAAGTCAGAAAAACAGCAGAAGCTGTTCTGAAAATGCATCCGGAGATAACAACTTTTATCCACAGCATAAATGATAATGTTGCAGATATTGCTTTGGGAAAAACAAAAACTATTTTTTCCGGAAACGGTAAAATTACTGAAGAAATCAACAGAAAAATATTTGAAATTTCTCCGAATTCTTTTTTCCAGACAAATACATTTCAGGCCGAAATACTTTTTAAGATCATTAAAGAGCTTTCAGGGCTTACAGGCAATGAGATTGTATACGACCTCTACTGCGGTACAGGTGCAATCGGAATCAGCATTGCTGATAATGCAAAATTAGTGCTTGGAATAGAAATTGTAAAAGATGCTGTTGATAACGGCGCAATAAATGTTGAACTTAACAAATTGTCAAATGTGCATTTTGTTCTTGCGGATATGAGAGATGCCATGGGGCAGATCCACAAATTTGTGGATCACTACGGCATGGCTGATGTGGTTATTATGGATCCTCCGAGAGCCGGGACTCACCCTAAAAGCATAAAGGGACTTTTAAATCTTTATCCTGAAAAAATAGTTTATGTTTCATGCAATCCTGCAATTCTTGCGAGAGACATAGAAATCCTCTGTGCCAAACATTACAATCTGACTACTGTTCAGCCTGTTGACATGTTCCCGCATACAAAGCATGTTGAAGTAGTTGCATTATTTGAAAAGAAACAGCTTTAA